Proteins co-encoded in one Candidatus Thiodictyon syntrophicum genomic window:
- a CDS encoding AAA family ATPase, giving the protein MIILAPIPAQMTGDATDGTLEPRVDGADIGDWFSGVLGRKPAAYAQIDRHLRDIMADFGEIEHVQIGPNITRINISFKKDQARLTVPFINLSDGEKCFLLGALVLSANRVYGPLFCFWDEPDNYLSISEVGRFVTELRSEFGDSGQLMVTSHNPEAILRFSDENTFVLHRKSHLEPTLLTRLDDIKPHGNLAEALITGDIIP; this is encoded by the coding sequence ATGATCATTTTGGCGCCGATTCCCGCGCAAATGACCGGCGACGCGACGGACGGCACCCTTGAGCCCCGGGTCGACGGTGCCGACATCGGGGATTGGTTCTCCGGGGTTCTTGGGAGAAAGCCGGCCGCTTACGCGCAGATCGACCGACACCTCAGGGACATTATGGCGGACTTCGGGGAAATAGAACACGTCCAGATCGGACCCAACATCACGCGCATAAATATTTCGTTCAAGAAAGACCAAGCCCGGCTGACCGTCCCCTTTATCAATTTATCTGACGGTGAGAAGTGTTTTCTCTTGGGGGCATTAGTGCTCTCCGCCAATCGCGTCTACGGACCTCTGTTCTGCTTCTGGGACGAGCCGGACAACTACCTCTCGATCTCGGAAGTCGGACGGTTCGTGACAGAACTGCGCAGCGAATTCGGTGACTCGGGGCAACTGATGGTGACCTCGCACAATCCCGAGGCCATTCTCCGGTTTTCCGACGAAAACACCTTTGTGCTCCATCGCAAGAGCCACCTCGAGCCGACCCTGCTGACCAGGCTCGACGACATTAAGCCCCACGGTAATCTTGCCGAGGCCTTGATCACCGGCGACATCATTCCATGA
- the uvrD gene encoding DNA helicase II — MDVSHILDPLNDAQREAVTAAMGTRLVLAGAGSGKTRVLVHRIAWLIQVENVPPWSLLAVTFTNKAAREMRTRIEEMLGHPVGGMWVGTFHGLTHRFLRAHWQDAGLPQHFQILDGDDQFRLIKRILKALELDESNWPPRQVQSFINKQKDEGLRPDHVDAAGDRYLTQMVAVYREYEAARTRGGLLDFADLLLCAHELLRERADILHHYRERFRHVLVDEFQDTNAIQYAWLRLLVGPNDNLFAVGDDDQSIYGWRGARVENIQSLQRHFPGSQVVRLEQNYRSTGTILKAANALIARNPGRLGKNLWTADGEGEPIRRYAAFNEVDEARFVVERIRKYSTEEGYRRAECAILYRTTAQSRLFEEALMNAQVPFRVYGGLRFFERAEVRDALAYLRLLNNPDDDGAFERVINTPTRGIGERTLDLLRERARGSAVSLWQAAQDLIAAGALGPRGTATLVHFVDLIRNAQAATRDLDLAETATHVIEAAALADFYMKAKDGKGEDRVENLGQFVETAGRFRQEVEDDEADPLGAFLSHAALEAGEAQADPFSDAVQLMTLHSAKGLEFPNVFLVGLEEGLFPHSMSAQDPARLEEERRLCYVGMTRAMHRLYVTHAESRRLYGKESYPQPSRFLREVPPELMEEVRGRGVSRPAAARAPVPAAAGVMGGGDTGGFHLGQRVTHPKFGEGVVLNSEGRGAQARIQVNFQGVGSKWLVLAYARLEPAG, encoded by the coding sequence ATGGACGTTTCCCACATTCTCGATCCCTTGAACGATGCCCAGCGCGAGGCGGTCACCGCCGCGATGGGTACCCGCCTGGTGCTGGCCGGTGCCGGCAGCGGCAAGACGCGCGTGCTGGTGCACCGCATCGCCTGGCTGATCCAGGTGGAAAATGTACCGCCCTGGTCGCTGCTGGCGGTCACCTTCACCAACAAGGCGGCGCGCGAGATGCGCACCCGCATTGAGGAGATGCTGGGCCACCCGGTGGGCGGCATGTGGGTGGGCACCTTTCACGGGCTCACCCACCGTTTCCTGCGCGCCCACTGGCAGGACGCGGGCCTGCCCCAGCACTTCCAGATCCTGGACGGCGACGACCAGTTCCGGCTGATCAAGCGCATCCTGAAGGCCCTGGAACTGGACGAGTCCAACTGGCCGCCCCGCCAGGTCCAGAGTTTCATCAACAAGCAGAAGGACGAGGGGCTGCGCCCGGACCATGTGGACGCGGCCGGTGATCGCTATCTAACACAGATGGTCGCCGTCTACCGGGAGTACGAGGCGGCGCGCACGCGCGGCGGGCTCCTGGACTTCGCGGATCTGCTGCTGTGCGCCCACGAACTCCTGCGCGAGCGCGCGGACATCCTCCATCACTACCGGGAGCGCTTCCGCCACGTCCTGGTGGACGAGTTCCAGGACACCAACGCCATCCAGTACGCCTGGTTGCGGCTCCTGGTCGGCCCCAACGACAACCTGTTCGCGGTCGGCGACGACGACCAGTCGATCTACGGCTGGCGCGGGGCGCGGGTGGAGAATATCCAGTCCCTGCAGCGGCACTTTCCCGGCAGCCAGGTGGTCCGCCTCGAGCAGAACTACCGCTCCACCGGCACCATCCTCAAGGCCGCCAATGCACTGATCGCCCGCAACCCGGGCCGGCTCGGCAAGAATCTGTGGACGGCGGACGGCGAGGGTGAGCCGATCCGCCGCTATGCCGCCTTCAACGAGGTGGACGAGGCGCGCTTCGTGGTCGAGCGCATCCGCAAGTACAGCACCGAGGAGGGCTACCGGCGCGCCGAGTGCGCCATCCTCTACCGCACCACCGCCCAGTCGCGACTGTTCGAGGAGGCCCTGATGAACGCCCAGGTCCCCTTCCGGGTCTACGGCGGACTGCGCTTCTTCGAGCGCGCGGAGGTGCGCGACGCGCTCGCCTATCTGCGCCTGCTGAACAACCCGGACGACGACGGCGCCTTCGAGCGCGTCATCAACACCCCTACGCGCGGCATCGGGGAGCGGACCCTGGATCTGCTGCGCGAGCGGGCGCGCGGCTCGGCGGTCTCACTGTGGCAGGCGGCGCAGGACCTGATCGCCGCGGGCGCCCTGGGCCCCCGCGGCACCGCCACCCTGGTCCACTTCGTCGACCTGATCCGCAACGCCCAAGCGGCGACCCGGGACCTGGACCTGGCCGAAACCGCCACCCATGTGATCGAGGCCGCGGCCCTTGCGGACTTCTATATGAAGGCGAAGGACGGCAAGGGCGAGGACCGGGTCGAGAACCTGGGCCAGTTCGTGGAGACCGCCGGGCGCTTCCGCCAGGAGGTCGAGGACGACGAGGCCGACCCGCTCGGTGCCTTTCTGTCACATGCCGCCCTGGAGGCGGGCGAGGCCCAGGCCGATCCATTCAGCGACGCCGTCCAACTCATGACCCTGCACAGTGCCAAGGGCCTGGAGTTCCCCAACGTCTTCCTGGTCGGTCTGGAGGAAGGGCTCTTCCCCCACAGCATGTCGGCGCAGGACCCGGCGCGGCTGGAAGAAGAGCGCCGACTCTGCTATGTCGGCATGACCCGCGCCATGCACCGGCTCTATGTGACGCACGCCGAATCGCGGCGGCTCTATGGCAAGGAGTCCTACCCGCAACCCTCGCGCTTCCTGCGCGAGGTCCCGCCGGAATTGATGGAGGAGGTGCGCGGGCGCGGGGTCTCCCGCCCGGCGGCGGCCCGCGCGCCAGTGCCCGCCGCGGCCGGGGTCATGGGGGGCGGCGATACCGGCGGCTTCCACCTTGGTCAGCGGGTCACGCACCCCAAGTTCGGGGAGGGCGTGGTGCTCAATAGCGAGGGGCGCGGGGCTCAGGCGCGGATCCAGGTCAACTTCCAGGGGGTCGGCTCGAAATGGCTGGTGCTCGCTTATGCGCGACTGGAACCTGCGGGGTAG
- a CDS encoding DUF1778 domain-containing protein yields MSTTTTKDGRLNIRCDSRARQLLDRAAAYAQTSVSDFVLTHALASAEEVVQANESITLRASDFQAFLAALDAPAEPNAALGRAFDRHAEQVKQ; encoded by the coding sequence ATGAGTACCACCACGACCAAAGACGGCCGCCTCAACATCCGCTGCGACTCCCGTGCCCGGCAACTGCTCGACCGGGCGGCGGCCTACGCGCAGACCAGCGTGTCCGATTTTGTGCTGACACACGCCTTGGCCAGCGCCGAGGAGGTGGTGCAGGCCAATGAGTCGATTACCCTGCGTGCGTCTGATTTTCAGGCATTTCTCGCCGCCCTCGACGCGCCCGCCGAGCCCAACGCCGCGCTCGGGCGTGCCTTCGACCGTCATGCGGAGCAAGTCAAACAATGA